From one Phocaeicola salanitronis DSM 18170 genomic stretch:
- a CDS encoding glycoside hydrolase family 13 protein, producing MKKLWLTLLAAFAFLGFSKAAPVMEIDRIAPNFWWSGMKNPELQIMLYGKNIATSAVSVTGKNIVLKETVRQDSPNYLFLYLDLTDAPAQTFNIVLTQGKKKTAVPYELKQRVRKGSDIQGFTSEDVLYLIMPDRFANGNPENDIIEGMKENKVDRNDPFARHGGDLKGIADHLDYIADLGVTAIWLNPTQENDMPSGSYHGYAITDYYQIDRRFGSNEEFKDLVGQAHNKGLKVVMDMIFNHCGSENYLFLDKPSKDWFNFRSEYVQTSFKTASVMDVHASQYEKKIATDGWFTQVMPDLNQRNRHVARYLIQSSIWWIEYAGINGIRQDTHPYADYDFMSQWCKEVLDEYPYFNIVGETWLNSNVLVSYWQKDSKLAAPKNSNLPTVMDFPLQGLMNQAFDEETTEWAGGLYKLYDYQTQDLVYANPMSLLTFFDNHDTARFTTDDEKAQNINRYKQALAFLLTTRGIPQIYYGTEILMTGDKAKGDGDLRKDFPGGWIGDATDSFTPEGRKGLQKEAFDFTRKLLNWRKGNDVLGKGSLKHYSIQSGTYVYERKYDGRSVVVMMNGTGQAQTLNLTPYREILPQAEAKDFLSGRTVTLGETLELQPREILLLEFN from the coding sequence ATGAAAAAACTATGGCTTACCCTGCTTGCCGCTTTTGCTTTCTTGGGATTCAGCAAAGCGGCTCCGGTGATGGAAATCGACCGGATAGCCCCTAACTTCTGGTGGTCAGGAATGAAAAATCCCGAGCTTCAAATCATGCTTTATGGCAAGAACATCGCTACGTCTGCGGTTTCGGTTACAGGCAAGAACATCGTCTTGAAAGAAACCGTAAGGCAAGACAGCCCGAATTATCTTTTTCTTTATCTTGACCTGACGGATGCTCCCGCACAGACATTCAATATCGTCCTGACTCAAGGGAAAAAGAAAACGGCTGTCCCTTACGAATTGAAGCAACGTGTGCGCAAGGGGAGCGACATACAAGGATTCACTTCCGAAGACGTGCTTTACCTGATTATGCCCGACCGCTTTGCCAACGGCAATCCGGAAAACGACATTATAGAAGGTATGAAAGAGAACAAGGTAGACCGCAATGATCCGTTCGCACGCCATGGGGGCGACTTGAAAGGCATTGCCGACCATCTGGACTATATCGCCGATTTGGGCGTGACCGCTATCTGGCTCAACCCCACACAAGAGAACGATATGCCCAGTGGCTCATACCACGGTTATGCCATCACGGATTATTATCAGATAGACCGCCGGTTTGGAAGCAACGAGGAATTCAAAGACTTGGTAGGTCAGGCACACAATAAAGGGTTGAAAGTGGTGATGGACATGATATTCAACCATTGCGGAAGCGAAAACTATCTTTTCCTTGACAAACCTTCGAAAGATTGGTTTAATTTCCGTTCGGAATATGTGCAGACTTCATTTAAGACCGCCAGCGTGATGGACGTTCATGCCAGTCAGTATGAGAAAAAAATCGCCACCGACGGCTGGTTTACCCAAGTGATGCCAGACTTGAACCAGCGCAATCGCCACGTGGCACGCTATCTTATCCAAAGCAGCATCTGGTGGATAGAATATGCCGGCATCAACGGTATCCGTCAGGACACTCATCCGTATGCCGATTACGATTTCATGAGTCAATGGTGTAAGGAAGTATTGGACGAGTATCCTTATTTTAATATAGTAGGCGAGACCTGGTTGAACAGCAACGTGTTGGTATCCTATTGGCAAAAAGACAGCAAACTGGCTGCTCCGAAGAACTCTAATCTGCCTACCGTAATGGACTTCCCCTTGCAGGGGCTGATGAACCAGGCTTTCGATGAAGAAACGACCGAATGGGCAGGAGGATTATACAAGCTGTATGATTATCAGACACAAGACTTGGTATATGCCAATCCGATGAGCCTGCTGACATTCTTCGATAATCACGATACCGCCCGCTTTACTACCGATGACGAAAAAGCGCAAAACATCAACCGTTATAAGCAGGCTCTGGCCTTTCTACTTACCACACGAGGCATTCCGCAAATCTATTACGGAACTGAAATCCTGATGACGGGTGACAAGGCGAAAGGAGACGGTGACTTGCGCAAAGACTTTCCCGGAGGCTGGATAGGGGACGCTACGGACAGCTTTACTCCCGAAGGACGCAAAGGCTTGCAGAAAGAAGCCTTCGACTTTACCCGTAAGCTTTTGAACTGGCGCAAGGGAAATGACGTATTGGGAAAAGGTTCGTTGAAGCATTATTCTATTCAAAGCGGAACGTATGTGTACGAACGCAAGTACGACGGACGTTCGGTGGTGGTAATGATGAACGGAACCGGTCAGGCTCAGACGCTCAATCTCACTCCGTACCGTGAAATCCTGCCCCAAGCGGAAGCCAAAGATTTTCTAAGCGGACGTACCGTAACATTGGGCGAGACATTGGAATTGCAACCGAGGGAAATCCTCTTGCTGGAGTTCAATTAA
- a CDS encoding DUF6377 domain-containing protein — protein sequence MKKTIILIVLSHVLAFACMGQSSNERILKELDEVIGKKKEHCEERERTIAQLKQRLANEYDNAQRYTICSELFTQYLHYQADSALHYVDEMERYVGSEKPQRAEADVIINRADAMGVMGAYNEALQTLEQIDRNLVTPDVRLKYYYAMRTYYGWMADYTIILSEKEKYIRKTACYRDSVLMLVPEGPGRSISLAEKMLIESQFDAAIPVLNKTLSAPMSMQEKAYVNYTLASVYEAKGDVEMQIYYLAQTAIIDLTMAVREYASLQRLAWVLYRQGDIERAYRYLRCSMEDAVACNARLRFLEVTEVFPIVNDAYSDSVANERRMMNIFFFTLAVIAVLLVIVALRLYSWNKKLSLMRVNLSAANEELKTVNKKLAQTGKIKEVYIANYLDRCVSYLDKLEQYRRSLEKLAMASRIDDLFKAIRSDQFLRDERKDFYMEFDKSFLELFPNFIDDFNALLTDDGKIYPKKGELLNTELRIFALIRLGVTDTARIAHFLGYSLATVYNYRSRIRNKVKFNKETFEQDVMKL from the coding sequence ATGAAAAAAACTATTATATTAATTGTATTGTCGCATGTTCTTGCGTTTGCTTGCATGGGGCAGTCTTCAAACGAACGGATTCTGAAAGAATTGGACGAGGTAATCGGGAAGAAAAAAGAGCACTGCGAAGAACGGGAAAGAACGATAGCCCAACTGAAGCAACGCCTTGCCAACGAATACGATAATGCACAAAGATACACAATCTGTAGTGAACTGTTCACTCAATACTTGCATTATCAGGCGGATTCCGCCTTGCATTATGTCGATGAGATGGAACGGTATGTCGGTTCGGAAAAGCCACAGAGAGCGGAAGCCGACGTGATTATCAACCGTGCCGATGCGATGGGCGTTATGGGAGCATATAACGAAGCCTTACAGACTTTAGAGCAGATAGACCGCAACCTGGTGACTCCGGACGTGCGGTTAAAGTATTACTACGCCATGCGTACCTATTACGGCTGGATGGCGGATTACACCATTATCCTTTCGGAAAAGGAAAAATACATCCGCAAGACCGCCTGTTACCGTGATTCGGTGCTGATGCTGGTGCCCGAAGGTCCCGGACGGAGCATTTCGCTGGCTGAAAAGATGTTGATCGAATCGCAATTCGATGCCGCCATTCCAGTACTGAACAAAACCTTGTCCGCTCCGATGAGCATGCAGGAAAAGGCATACGTCAACTATACACTGGCATCAGTCTATGAAGCGAAAGGCGATGTCGAAATGCAGATTTATTATTTGGCCCAGACCGCCATTATCGACCTCACCATGGCAGTGCGTGAATACGCTTCCCTCCAGCGGCTGGCATGGGTTCTTTACCGGCAGGGAGATATCGAACGGGCTTACCGCTACCTTCGTTGTTCAATGGAAGATGCCGTTGCATGCAATGCCCGTTTGCGTTTTTTAGAAGTGACTGAAGTGTTTCCCATTGTCAACGATGCCTACTCTGACAGTGTAGCGAACGAACGGCGTATGATGAATATCTTTTTCTTTACGTTGGCGGTGATAGCGGTGCTGCTCGTCATCGTAGCGTTACGCCTGTATTCATGGAACAAGAAATTATCGCTCATGCGGGTGAACCTTTCGGCGGCTAACGAAGAACTGAAGACGGTGAACAAAAAGTTGGCACAAACCGGTAAGATAAAAGAGGTATATATCGCCAACTACCTGGACCGTTGCGTGAGTTATCTCGACAAGCTGGAACAATACCGGCGTTCGCTGGAGAAACTGGCAATGGCTTCGCGCATCGATGATTTGTTCAAAGCCATCCGTTCCGACCAGTTCTTGCGCGATGAACGAAAGGATTTTTATATGGAATTCGACAAGTCTTTCCTCGAACTCTTTCCTAATTTTATTGATGATTTCAATGCATTACTAACGGACGACGGGAAAATATACCCCAAAAAAGGAGAGCTTTTGAATACAGAGTTGCGTATTTTTGCCCTGATACGCCTCGGAGTAACCGATACCGCACGCATCGCGCACTTCCTCGGCTATTCTCTCGCTACGGTTTACAATTACCGCAGCCGCATCCGTAACAAGGTAAAGTTCAACAAGGAAACATTCGAACAGGACGTGATGAAGCTCTGA
- a CDS encoding acyltransferase family protein, whose product MKSNVYLASKPRYEILDGLRGVAAVLVVAYHLFETYYHGGTSQPINHGYLAVDFFFVLSGFVIGYAYDDRWDRMSTWGFVKRRLIRLHPMVIFGSLFGAALFYFGDCSSFPLIGDTPWYKTALIMLWAFTMIPIPTSMDIRGWGETNPLNGPAWSLQWEYLANFLYAVLFRHFSRKALGACVVLFGIMTLVLCLNIDIFGFLAARSSASYTVIGGWCLSPDQLQIGLTRLLYPFFCGLLLSRTGKLIKVKGGFWWCSAMIVVLLCMPWMGLGPEGNARWTNGLYEAACILVFFPLIVSIGAGSSVKGSTSESINKFLGDISFPLYITHYPLIYMQMAWANSHKDAPTGTHIFVAVSTFLLAILIAYGAYRLYDLPVREWLKKQLFKPATPSDANKTK is encoded by the coding sequence ATGAAAAGCAATGTATATCTTGCCTCTAAGCCACGCTACGAAATACTGGACGGACTACGCGGTGTAGCCGCTGTGCTTGTCGTAGCCTACCATTTGTTTGAAACCTATTACCACGGCGGTACCAGCCAGCCCATCAATCACGGCTATCTTGCTGTAGACTTCTTTTTTGTCTTGTCGGGATTTGTCATAGGATATGCTTACGATGACCGATGGGACCGTATGTCGACATGGGGATTTGTCAAACGGCGGCTTATCCGCCTGCATCCGATGGTGATATTCGGTTCATTGTTTGGAGCCGCCCTATTCTATTTCGGTGATTGCTCCAGCTTTCCGCTTATCGGAGACACGCCTTGGTATAAAACAGCCCTGATTATGCTATGGGCATTTACCATGATTCCCATACCCACATCGATGGACATCCGTGGATGGGGAGAAACCAATCCCCTGAACGGTCCGGCATGGTCATTGCAATGGGAATATCTTGCCAATTTCTTATATGCCGTCCTTTTCAGGCACTTTTCACGAAAAGCATTGGGTGCCTGTGTGGTACTCTTCGGTATCATGACCCTCGTGCTTTGCCTGAACATTGACATTTTCGGTTTCCTGGCTGCACGCTCTTCGGCTTCCTATACGGTAATAGGAGGCTGGTGTCTTTCTCCCGACCAATTACAGATAGGATTGACACGCCTGCTCTATCCTTTCTTCTGTGGACTGCTGTTGTCGCGCACCGGAAAACTTATCAAGGTAAAAGGAGGATTCTGGTGGTGCTCGGCAATGATTGTCGTATTACTGTGCATGCCCTGGATGGGATTAGGTCCGGAAGGAAACGCACGCTGGACAAACGGGCTTTACGAAGCTGCCTGTATCCTGGTTTTCTTTCCGCTTATCGTATCCATAGGCGCCGGAAGCAGCGTAAAGGGAAGCACCTCGGAAAGCATCAATAAGTTCCTCGGCGATATATCTTTTCCACTATACATCACCCATTACCCGCTTATTTATATGCAAATGGCATGGGCAAACAGCCACAAAGATGCCCCCACAGGCACACACATATTCGTTGCAGTCAGCACTTTCCTGCTTGCTATTCTGATAGCATACGGAGCTTACCGCCTCTACGACCTGCCAGTACGTGAATGGCTGAAAAAGCAATTGTTCAAACCTGCCACCCCTTCTGATGCAAATAAGACAAAATGA
- a CDS encoding sugar-binding domain-containing protein — protein MLCLSVSASSGKQLFNDGWRFQLGDIAEAQNEMFDDGAWRKLVLPHDWSIEGRFDKDAPAGNDGGYLPAGIGWYRKTFELPKAIEGRKYQLYFEGIYMNSEVYVNGQRAGGHPYGYSSFFVDITSYVKTGKNTVAVRVDNSQQKNCRWYTGSGIYRNVWLVESELVHIANWGIQVTTPDLHTAVIKTDIENETDEKRTVEVKTEVSGQHQTETIVLEPGERIGVTHTLTLPDAKPWSPDTPNLYTARITVTEEGETVDCKEERFGFRTLACSAEKGFLLNGKAVLLNGGCLHHDNGILGAAAYDRAEWRKAELMKQAGFNAVRTSHNIPSETFLHACDELGLLVIDEAFDGWRDAKNTYDYHTLFDEWWKRDIEAMVLRDRNHPSIFCWSIGNEVIERKKIEVVTTARKLASLCRKLDPTRPVTSALAAWDKDWEIYDPLAEAHDIVGYNYMIHKSEGDHQRVPSRIMMQTESYPNDAWKNFRKVKDHAYIIGDFVWTAVDYIGESGIGRWYYEGDVPGEHYERPLYPWHAAYCGDIDLTGLRKPISHYRSMLWNETDGGHLYIAVKEPDGYKGKIQTTLWGTWPTFASWNWEGHEGKPIEVEVYSHYPMVRLYLDDRLIGEKPVEEMKAVFSLTYTPGVLKAEGIRNGETIETQTLRTAGKPVALRLTADRSKLNADGQDLSFIVIEAIDAEGQTVPVADNRLSVSVEGAATLLALGNADIKDEDPYFDSTHCLWKGRALLVVRSNKKSGKASIQVSVGDIGGKDVKQRLSLSFR, from the coding sequence ATGCTGTGCCTTTCGGTTTCGGCATCTTCCGGAAAACAATTGTTCAATGACGGCTGGCGGTTCCAGTTAGGAGATATTGCAGAAGCGCAAAACGAAATGTTCGATGACGGGGCATGGAGGAAACTGGTTCTTCCGCACGACTGGAGCATCGAAGGACGTTTTGACAAGGATGCACCAGCCGGTAATGATGGAGGCTATTTACCTGCCGGCATCGGATGGTACCGCAAGACGTTTGAACTACCCAAGGCTATCGAGGGCAGGAAATACCAACTTTATTTCGAAGGAATCTATATGAACTCGGAGGTCTATGTCAACGGGCAGCGTGCAGGCGGGCATCCGTATGGCTATTCTTCGTTTTTTGTAGATATTACATCGTATGTGAAAACGGGAAAGAATACGGTGGCGGTCAGAGTTGATAATTCGCAGCAGAAGAATTGCCGTTGGTATACAGGTTCGGGAATTTACCGTAATGTGTGGCTGGTTGAAAGTGAACTGGTGCATATCGCAAATTGGGGGATTCAGGTAACAACTCCCGATTTGCATACAGCAGTCATTAAGACTGACATAGAGAACGAAACGGATGAAAAGAGGACAGTTGAAGTAAAAACAGAAGTATCCGGACAGCATCAGACTGAAACAATCGTGCTGGAGCCGGGTGAGCGGATTGGCGTAACGCATACTCTGACATTACCCGATGCAAAGCCTTGGTCGCCCGATACCCCGAACTTGTATACCGCCCGCATTACCGTGACCGAAGAAGGGGAAACGGTAGATTGTAAAGAAGAACGCTTCGGTTTCCGTACTTTGGCCTGTTCAGCCGAAAAAGGTTTTCTGTTGAATGGAAAGGCTGTCTTATTGAATGGCGGATGCCTGCATCACGACAACGGCATTTTGGGGGCGGCTGCCTACGACCGTGCCGAATGGAGGAAGGCAGAGCTGATGAAACAGGCTGGTTTCAATGCCGTACGTACTTCACACAACATTCCTTCGGAAACTTTTCTTCATGCTTGCGACGAGTTGGGGCTGTTGGTTATCGATGAAGCTTTCGACGGTTGGCGTGATGCCAAAAATACGTATGATTATCATACGTTGTTTGACGAATGGTGGAAACGTGATATTGAAGCGATGGTGCTCCGCGACCGCAATCATCCCAGCATCTTCTGCTGGAGCATCGGTAATGAGGTCATTGAGCGGAAGAAGATAGAGGTCGTAACTACGGCACGCAAACTGGCAAGCCTTTGCCGCAAACTGGACCCGACACGTCCGGTGACATCGGCGCTTGCCGCATGGGACAAAGACTGGGAGATATACGACCCGTTGGCTGAAGCACACGATATTGTGGGGTATAATTATATGATACATAAATCAGAGGGAGATCATCAGCGTGTCCCTTCACGCATCATGATGCAGACTGAATCGTATCCCAACGATGCCTGGAAGAATTTTCGTAAAGTAAAAGACCATGCATACATTATCGGTGATTTTGTATGGACGGCGGTAGACTATATCGGTGAGTCGGGTATCGGGCGCTGGTATTACGAAGGCGATGTGCCGGGCGAGCATTACGAACGTCCGCTCTATCCGTGGCATGCAGCTTATTGTGGCGACATCGACCTGACCGGGCTGCGCAAACCTATCAGCCATTACCGCTCCATGTTGTGGAACGAAACGGATGGCGGGCATCTGTATATTGCAGTAAAAGAGCCAGATGGTTATAAAGGTAAGATACAGACCACCCTTTGGGGGACATGGCCCACTTTTGCCAGTTGGAATTGGGAAGGGCATGAAGGCAAACCGATTGAAGTGGAAGTATATTCGCATTATCCTATGGTGCGGCTTTACCTGGATGACCGGCTGATAGGGGAAAAGCCGGTAGAGGAAATGAAAGCGGTTTTCTCCTTGACCTATACACCGGGCGTGCTGAAAGCTGAAGGCATCCGCAATGGAGAAACTATCGAAACACAGACCTTGCGAACAGCAGGAAAACCTGTTGCTCTGCGCCTTACAGCGGACCGAAGTAAGCTCAATGCCGACGGGCAGGACCTTTCGTTTATAGTAATAGAGGCAATCGATGCGGAAGGGCAGACCGTACCGGTGGCTGATAACCGGTTATCGGTATCTGTCGAGGGGGCGGCTACGTTGCTTGCTTTAGGCAATGCCGACATCAAAGACGAAGACCCGTATTTCGATTCTACGCATTGCTTATGGAAAGGACGTGCATTGCTGGTGGTGCGTTCCAATAAGAAGAGCGGTAAAGCAAGCATACAGGTATCTGTCGGGGATATCGGCGGAAAGGATGTGAAGCAGCGTCTTTCTCTTTCGTTCAGGTGA
- a CDS encoding glycoside hydrolase family 97 protein, producing the protein MNIKKSFALMAMCGFAFCASAQKLTSPDGNLVMNFSLNEQGAPVYDLTYKDKAVIKPSTLGLELKREDPEKKTDFEWTEMKDKAGVDKRANLMTGFKIKDTRTSTFDETWRPVWGEESEIRNHYNELEVTLDQPMNNRYIVIRFRLFNDGLGFRYEFPQQQNLNYFVIKEEHSQFAMAGDHTAYWIPGDYDTQEYDYTTSRLSEIRGKMKDAVTPNSSQYVFSPTGVQTALMMKTDDGLYINLHEAALVDYSCMSLNLDDKNMVFESWLTPDAKGDKGYMQTPCNSPWRTIIVSDDARDILASRITLNLNEPCKITDTSWIHPVKYVGVWWDMITGRGTWAYTDDVYSVKLGETDYMQTKPNGKHSANTENVKRYIDFAAKHGFDAVLVEGWNQGWEDWFGKSKDYVFDFVTPYPDFDVQELHRYAAGKGIEMMMHHETSSSVRNYERHMDKAYQFMVDNGYSSVKSGYVGDIIPRGEHHYGQWMVNHYLYAVTKAADYKIMVNAHEAVRPTGLCRTYPNLIGNESARGTEYESFGGSNVNHTTILPFTRLVGGPMDYTPGIFETDCSKMNPTNTSRVRSTLVRQLALYVTMYSPLQMAADVPENYERFMDAFQFIKDVPVDWQRTEYLEAEPGEYVTIARKDKHSNDWYVGCSAGYNGHESKLTLDFLDPDKKYEATIYADAKGTAWDNNPQAYTITKKKVTAKTKLNLKAGIGGGYAISIKEIKD; encoded by the coding sequence ATGAACATCAAGAAAAGTTTTGCCCTCATGGCAATGTGTGGCTTCGCCTTTTGTGCAAGCGCGCAAAAGTTGACTTCGCCGGACGGAAATCTGGTGATGAATTTCAGCCTTAATGAGCAAGGCGCACCTGTGTACGACCTTACTTATAAAGACAAAGCAGTCATCAAGCCCAGCACATTGGGATTGGAACTGAAGCGGGAAGACCCCGAAAAGAAAACCGACTTCGAATGGACCGAAATGAAAGACAAAGCCGGAGTAGACAAACGGGCTAATCTGATGACCGGATTTAAAATCAAAGACACACGCACCTCTACATTCGATGAAACGTGGCGTCCGGTATGGGGCGAAGAAAGCGAAATACGCAACCATTACAATGAGCTGGAAGTTACCCTCGACCAGCCGATGAACAACCGGTACATCGTTATCCGTTTCCGCCTCTTTAATGACGGACTGGGATTCCGTTATGAATTTCCACAACAACAAAACCTAAACTATTTCGTAATAAAGGAAGAGCATTCGCAATTTGCCATGGCGGGCGACCACACCGCTTATTGGATTCCGGGCGACTACGATACGCAGGAGTATGATTACACTACGTCCCGTCTTTCCGAAATCCGTGGCAAGATGAAAGACGCCGTTACGCCCAATTCATCGCAATACGTATTCTCGCCGACAGGCGTACAGACCGCATTGATGATGAAGACCGATGACGGACTTTACATCAACCTGCACGAAGCGGCATTGGTAGATTATTCGTGTATGAGCCTGAACCTGGACGACAAGAATATGGTATTTGAATCCTGGCTGACTCCCGATGCCAAAGGAGACAAAGGCTATATGCAGACTCCGTGCAACTCGCCTTGGCGTACCATTATCGTAAGTGATGACGCACGCGACATTCTTGCTTCACGTATCACTTTAAACTTAAACGAGCCTTGCAAGATAACCGACACGTCATGGATTCACCCCGTAAAATACGTAGGCGTATGGTGGGATATGATTACCGGACGTGGCACATGGGCTTATACCGATGACGTATACAGCGTGAAATTGGGCGAAACCGATTACATGCAGACCAAACCGAACGGCAAGCACTCTGCCAACACCGAAAACGTAAAACGCTACATCGACTTTGCAGCCAAGCATGGATTCGATGCTGTATTGGTGGAAGGTTGGAACCAAGGCTGGGAAGACTGGTTCGGAAAGAGCAAGGATTATGTATTCGACTTTGTAACCCCTTATCCCGACTTCGATGTGCAGGAACTTCACCGTTATGCCGCAGGGAAAGGCATCGAGATGATGATGCACCACGAAACTTCCTCATCGGTACGCAACTATGAACGCCACATGGACAAGGCATACCAGTTTATGGTAGACAATGGCTACAGTTCGGTAAAGAGCGGTTATGTAGGCGACATCATTCCGCGGGGCGAGCATCACTACGGACAATGGATGGTAAACCATTATCTCTACGCCGTGACCAAGGCGGCAGACTATAAGATTATGGTCAATGCCCACGAGGCAGTGCGTCCTACCGGCTTGTGCCGTACGTATCCGAACCTTATCGGAAACGAATCAGCCCGCGGAACGGAATACGAATCATTCGGCGGAAGCAATGTAAACCATACGACTATCCTTCCGTTTACCCGTCTGGTAGGAGGCCCCATGGATTACACACCGGGTATTTTCGAAACAGATTGCAGCAAAATGAATCCGACCAATACGTCGCGTGTACGCTCTACCCTTGTGCGCCAGCTTGCTTTGTATGTCACGATGTACAGTCCGCTCCAAATGGCTGCTGATGTGCCGGAAAACTACGAGCGTTTCATGGACGCTTTCCAGTTTATCAAAGACGTGCCTGTAGATTGGCAAAGGACTGAATACCTGGAAGCAGAACCGGGAGAATATGTTACTATCGCCCGTAAAGATAAGCATTCGAATGACTGGTATGTAGGATGTTCGGCAGGATATAACGGACACGAGTCGAAGCTTACGCTCGATTTCCTCGATCCGGACAAAAAATATGAGGCAACTATCTATGCCGATGCAAAAGGCACCGCATGGGATAATAACCCGCAGGCATATACCATTACCAAAAAGAAAGTGACCGCCAAGACCAAGCTGAACTTGAAAGCCGGCATCGGCGGAGGATACGCGATATCGATAAAGGAAATAAAAGATTGA